The following are encoded in a window of Phaseolus vulgaris cultivar G19833 chromosome 3, P. vulgaris v2.0, whole genome shotgun sequence genomic DNA:
- the LOC137807217 gene encoding heat shock factor protein HSF30-like, whose protein sequence is MGEEVARVKAEMFDDGERDRHDDVFSESKASGVTEEPTAVHVKEEADDGSVNGFMDKTPKPMEGLHEMGPPPFLKKTFEMVEDSHTDPVVSWSQTRDSFVVWDSHEFSKTLLPKYFKHNNFSSFVRQLNTYGFRKVDSDRWEFANEGFQGGKKYLLKNIRRRSKYNRLHQGAFTMVKPGVEAEMEKLKKDQNILKVEILKLRQQQENSHVQLTNVQERVRCAEMKQYQMMFFLTRMARRPAFVEQLIQKIRRKREVDGNDMVKRPRLIGNPCSVPFPKTMGTTPNVDYRHQSHKQFPSMQSELDGFLSETVNISKLEHPTPSPLEDELCNSVQGLSSHGCSSANAPDASSAYHVMSEKLMRENSLVDGELDVNDSNIYLELEDLITKPTDWSLGSAFGLVEQTS, encoded by the exons ATGGGAGAAGAAGTGGCAAGAGTGAAAGCAGAGATGTTCGACGACGGCGAAAGGGATCGCCACGACGACGTTTTCAGCGAGAGCAAGGCCTCCGGGGTGACGGAAGAGCCAACGGCGGTTCACGTCAAGGAAGAGGCGGATGACGGCTCCGTTAACGGTTTCATGGATAAGACGCCGAAGCCGATGGAAGGGCTGCACGAGATGGGTCCCCCACCGTTCCTGAAGAAAACCTTCGAAATGGTGGAGGACTCCCACACTGACCCCGTTGTGTCCTGGAGTCAAACTCGCGATAGTTTCGTCGTTTGGGACTCCCACGAATTCTCCAAAACCCTTCTTCCCAAATACTTCAAGCACAACAATTTCTCCAGCTTCGTTCGCCAGCTCAACACCTAT GGCTTCAGGAAGGTTGATTCAGACCGTTGGGAGTTTGCGAATGAAGGATTCCAAGGAGGGAAGAAGTATTTGCTAAAGAACATAAGGAGGAGGAGTAAGTACAACAGACTGCATCAGGGAGCTTTCACTATGGTGAAGCCCGGCGTGGAGGCTGAAATGGAGAAACTGAAGAAGGACCAGAACATTTTGAAGGTGGAAATTCTGAAACTGAGGCAGCAGCAGGAGAATTCGCATGTTCAGCTCACAAATGTTCAGGAGAGAGTACGGTGTGCAGAGATGAAGCAGTATCAGATGATGTTTTTCCTCACTAGAATGGCTAGAAGGCCCGCGTTTGTTGAGCAGTTAATCCAAAAGATTAGGAGAAAAAGAGAGGTTGATGGTAACGACATGGTTAAGAGGCCTAGATTGATAGGAAACCCCTGCTCTGTACCCTTCCCCAAGACCATGGGCACAACCCCTAATGTTGATTATAGACACCAATCTCATAAACAATTCCCCTCAATGCAATCCGAGCTTGATGGATTTCTGTCTGAAACTGTGAACATCAGCAAGTTGGAGCACCCAACTCCCTCTCCTTTGGAAGATGAATTATGTAACTCTGTGCAAGGGTTAAGTTCCCATGGTTGTTCTAGTGCAAATGCGCCAGATGCTTCTTCTGCCTATCATGTTATGTCAGAAAAACTAATGCGGGAAAATTCTCTAGTTGATGGAGAACTAGATGTGAATGACTCGAATATCTATCTTGAATTAGAGGATTTGATCACTAAGCCAACGGATTGGTCTCTTGGATCTGCATTTGGATTGGTGGAGCAAACTAGTTAA